In the genome of Luteitalea pratensis, the window GCCGCCCACACGAGCGACGGCCCAGGGCGCGTCCCGTTGCGGAGCGATTCGGCCGCCAGTGCCACGAGGATCGCACCCATCGCGGCGCCGGCGTCGCCGAACTTGTCGGCGGGATGCTCGATGACCATCTCCGCCGAGAAGAAGTCGCTGTGCCTTACCCGAGCGACCCCCCACAGCTTGGCATCGAAGCTCTCGCCATTGAACCCTGCAAACGTCGTGGCCACAGGCGGGACCGGTTGCTCCAGGCGCTGACGTGCCTGGCCGAGCGCGACGGCGAGCCCTTCACCACGAGCGGGAGCGTCGCCATAGCGGTGTCCGGGATCCATGGTCGACGCAGCCGCGTTCACGACGACCCGCGGCCCGGTGTGAGAACCGGTGGATCGTCCAGCCGACAGCACGTAGAACGCGGCGCCCTCCCCGGGAATGAAGCCGTCCATGACGCGAGGCCCGAGGATGCGCTCTTCGACGTCGAGTTCGCTCAGCAGGCGCAGGTCGAGAAACGTATCGACACCGCCAACGACGACGGTCTCGACCGCGCCTGCTTTCAGCAACTGCGACGCGCGCTCCAACGCGAGCAATGCGGCGGCGCGTCCCGACGGCAACGTGACGCTTCGCTGGCGATCGACGGCGATGCCCGTCAGCTGCTGCAGGTACTCGGGCACCCGCATCAGCCAGGGCGACTCGGCCGGCGTCAAAGGCGGGAGCCCGAGAATCACCGCTACGGGGCCACCCAGATTGGCCGCCACTGCGCTGAACGACGGAGCTGCGAGCCGCAGAATCCGTCGTGCGCGCGACGGGAGCGGAAGCCCGTCGATCTCGGGCGTGAGCGTGCCCAGCGCATCCTCCGGGACGAGCCCCATCGAGATCGGTTCGAAGTAGCGGTCCATCACGTGCGAGTTGCCGATGCGCGCGATCCCGGCGCGCGCCGACGCCCACACCTGCTCGGTCCCGCTGCCGATCGCGCACAGCACGTGCGTGGCACCGATCGAGGCAGTCATGAGGTGGCCTCTGCGCTGCCCGCGCGCGACACGACGATCTTCTCGACCTTCAGGACGCGTCGATCGCACGGGAAAGCCGCGCGCCACGTGAGGCACACGCGATTCTGATCCGGCTCTATCCACAGCGTCTCGAGGCGCGCGGCAGGTTCGTCTGTAGTCCCGGCGACAGTCACGGCGACGACGAGCCGCGGATCCGGGATAGTCAAGGCAATCGGGCCGTCCGGCAATGCGCCTGACACATGCACCTGCTCCCCGACGGTCAGATAGCGATCGAAGGCGAAGTCGGGCGCGGCGCACTGCAGGAAACGCGGGTCGAAATCGTCCGGCAGGTAGGGCGCGCGGCTGCGCTGCCAGCGCTCGTCGTAGGTGCCGGCAAACGCGCGTCGCGGGAGCCACGACGCCGCGATTGGAGCGAGGCAGATCGGCGCCGGCTTTTGACCAGGCTGCTGGAGCGGCGCCTCCGGACTCTCGATGTTGGGCAGCGGCTGACCCTCGAGGTTGGGCGGCGGCGGTGGATCCTTCTGGTCGCCGGCGGGTTGTTCGCCAGCAAATCCGCAGCCGACGGGGTTCCGCTCCTCGGACAACACGACCTCGCCGCGTCGATGGCTCCCCCCGAACGCGCGCTCCCAGACGAGCGGCATCGATTCGAACGGTCGCGGATCGGACGGACGGCCGTCACGCCAGACGCGGTCGCCGGTGACGAGCATCGTCCGCTGACGTCCCGCGACCGCAACCGACACCTGCGTCTGTCGCACCGGCCGTCCAGCCGGCGCCCACGCGCTGCCGATCAGCAGCACATCGGTTCCGGGCTTGCCGATGTGCAGTTCCGACGGCACCCGCAGGCTCGTGGACGTGGGATCGCCGTAGTACTCGTCGGCGAGAACGACAGGGGCCTGTTCATCCGATAGCGAAAGCTTCGGCCGGATGTGCAGCGTCGCCTTGACGACGACGTACAAGGTATCGATGCCGGCACGATCCGGGAGCACGGCCATGGCAGTCTTGAACGGCGTGGTGTTCTGCAGCTGCAGCACGGTCACGCCCCTCCATCGGCCGACAGCGCCGCGCGCGCGGCCGCCATCATCTTGCGCTGGCGTGCCGTGAAGGCGCGTGTCTCGACGTCGTACTTGCCCTGCGTCCTGGCCTGCAGTTCGAGCACCAGATCCGGGCGGCGTAGCATGGGGCCGGTCTCCACGGCGGCGACCCTCGTCGACTGTGACGTGGCGATCCCTCGAAGGTGGCGTGCCGTCGCGTGCATGCCCGGTCGGCGCGCCAGCCAGTGCTGCCGGACGGCGTCGACGTCGGGCAGCGGCCACAGCGCGTCCGGTGGCGGCACCAGGTTCGCGTCGAGGTCGTCGTCTTCGAACGCGGGCACGTCAGGCGCCGCTTCCTGCCTGGCAAGACCGTCGCGCTCCAGAACGGCTCCCGTGATCCAGCAGTACGCCTCGCCGCATGCCCGTGCCACCGCGTCGTGCTTCATGCCAGCGATGCAGGCCTCGGCGGCCCGAACGGTGCCGATGTGTCCCAGTGACCAGACGGCTTGCGGACGCAAGGCGGCGATTCGAAGTGCGGCATACACGACTTCGTGGCTTTCGGCGTTGCCGAGCAGCGCGAGCAGACGCAGATAAGGACCGGAATGGGCGTCGAGCGCGGCGCCCTGCCCGGTCACGACCCGCCACGCCGCGCGATTCCCTCGGCGCGTGCCCGTTTCGGCCGCGGCGTAGCGGACGGACGGATCAGGGTCGACGAGTCCCCGGGCGATCCACTCCTCGGCCGCATGCCCCGGCAGATACTGGGCTGCCCGCATCGCGTCGGCTTTCGAACTGGCGTCTCCGTGCTCGAATGCCGAGGCCAGTTCGGAACCGGGGGCCGCGCGCAGGAATGCCTTCAGCCTGCAGAGTGCGGCCTTGCAGGATGGCGTGTCGCGTTCGCCGAGGACTCCCGCGGCGCCGCGCAGCGCCGGTCGCGTACCGAGCAGTTCCAGTCCGCGGACGATCGGGGCAAGCACTGGATGGTCGGCCGCGCGGAGTGCCGAGAGGAGAGCCTGTGTCGCGGCAGGATCGGTACTCGAACCAAGAAGCGCCGCGCCGACCGCAGTTCGGTGAGGGTCCCCGGACGACATCGCCGCGATGGCGACGTCGATGAACCCGGGGCCTGCCGCCCGGACGCCGTCGAGCGCTCCGTGAAGGCGATCTTCGGTCCACGACCAGACTTCGTCGAGGCTGCGCGTCAGGCTGACGAGTTCGCCCTCCCAGCGTCCCCACAGAAACGCGGCTTCGTCGAGGCTCTCCTCGACGAGGTCGTCGAACGCATGTGAAGAGCCGGACGTCAGTGGCATCGAGGCCTGTGAGGCGGTGTGTTCAATTGATCTGGACCTGACCACCCTTGATTCGGTTCGTGCCTTCGGAATGCGTTTCGACATAGGCGCCACGAATCACGACGCGGCCGTTCCGCCGTAGTGTCACGGAGGCGCTGCCGCATTGAAGGACGATCTCGTCCTGCGCGGTCAGCCGGACCCGGCGGCCATCGACGTCAGCTTCGATGCACGGCATCACGGCGGGCTCGCCGGCCTGTGATTCCGGCGCGTCGCTCGGCGAGTGAGCCTCGGCGCGTTTGCCGGGGGCGGCGGATGCAGCCTCCGAGGACAACGGATTCATGTCGAGGGGCTCGAGAAACCCGAGGATCAAAGGCCTGGACCGATCTCCACGTTCAAAGACCACCACGGCTGGCTGTCGCTCATCGATCGCCATTTGCACGCGCTCGACGGTCGTGCGGACCGCGAGGCGAGCGGCGATGACGGGACCGTCGGCGTCCACCACCACGAGGGGCGAACCATCGGCAGCGATTGCCACGATGGTGACCAGCTGCGCGGGCGCTGCATCTGACAGGACTTCCGCGGCGTCAATGGGAAGCACGGCAACGGTCGTCTCGGTGCTGCGCATGCGATCTCCGATCTGGTTGATTCGATGGAGAGTCGATTCAACTCCAGTACATGGCAGGGCGTCAAGGACCGCCGTTGGGCGCTGCCCATACTCGTCGATCCGGCTGAGTAGGTTTACGATGGTCGCGAATCCGGCAGGAGTCAGCCGAACCGCGTCGGCCACGGCAGCAGCCGTGTACCACGCCCCGTGCGGACGATTGGGAGAGTAGACCATGCGCTTCGACTTCACGCTCGGACGTTCGGATGACGATGCGGCACCTCGATCGAGAGTACCGGTGCGGCGCGTACTCGTGCTCGGCGACGTGCGCGGCAACGGCGGCCAGGCCCGGGACCGCGTGCCCGACCGGAAAATCTCCAGGGTCGACGTCGACAACCTGGACGACGTGCTGGCGCGAGAAGCGCCGGTCGTTCAACTCGGGCCCGGTGCCGGCGGCGAACGCCTGGAGATCCGGCGCTTCGACGATTTCCATCCCGATGCTGTGGTCGACGCCTTGTCAGTCTTCCGCCGGTTGCGCGACGTGCGCACGCGCCTCCAGCACCCCCGCACGTTTGCAGGCGCCGTCGCCGACCTCCAGGGCGAGGCGATTGGTCCTGGGGCGACCACTTCCGCGGCAAGTGGGTCCGCCCCGCGCGTCGATCCCGACACGTCGACACTCGGGCGGCTGCTCGGGCAAGTCGGCGGAGTGTCGGCCGCACCCGCCGCACCCGCGGCGAGCCACCAGCATGCAGTCGGGGCGGTCGATTCGCTGATCCGCCAGGCAGTCGCGCCGCACATCGTTGCCGCGCCGGACCCGCAGCTGCCGCAGATGCTGACGGCCGTGGACGCGGCGATGAGCGACCTGATGCGTGCCGTCCTCCACGATCCGGCGTTCCAGCAGGTCGAGGCCGCGTGGCGCGGCGTGCAGTGGCTCGTGTCGATGCTCGACCTGGGTGACACGCTCGAATTGCACCTGCTGCACGTGACGCGCGACGAACTCGCGCAGGCAGTGGCGCAGGGCGGCGATCTCTGGCAGCGGCTCGTCGATCGCGAATCGCGATCCGAGGGCGGGCTCGAGCTCTCGGCGCTGATCGGCGACTTCACGTTCGGGCCCTCGGCGGACGACCTCGCGGTGCTCGAGCAACTGGGCGCGATGGCTGCCGCGATGGGAACACCGTTCATCGCGGGCGCCTCGCCTGCTCTCCTCGGCGCCACGAGCCTGGCCTCGCAGTCTCAGCCCCGCAACTGGTCGCCACTCGGTCAGGAGGACGAGACGCGCTGGCAGGCATTCCGCGGGCGAGCGGCCGCTGCGCACGTCGGCCTGGCGTTACCGCGCTTCCTGCTGCGGTTGCCCTACGGCCAGCGGACCGATCCGATCGCCGCCTTCACGTTCGAGGAGCAGCCGATCTCCCCCGAACACGAGTCGTTCCTCTGGGGAAACGCAGCGCTGGCCTACGCCGTCGTCGTCGCCCGGGCGCTCGACCCGGACGGCGATCCTTCGTCGGTCGCGGCACTCGAAGGCTTGCCGGCGTTCGTATTCAAGACCGACGACGGGACGGGCCTGCAGCCGCCGGCGGAGATCAACATGAGCGACGCTGCCGTCGTGGCCATCGAGGCACGAGGCATCATGCCGCTGATCAGCCTCAAGGACCGCGATGCCGTACGGCCGGTGCTGCCGCGCTCGACTGCCAATCCGTCGACCGACCTGCTTGGCTGAGCGAATTCACGATGCCTGGGCGAACGAGGGCCACAATGGCTGCTCCACGTTTTGCTGACTGGGGGACGCATGGGTAATGGCCTGCTTCCGGGTCCCGCGAACGGGCCCGGCTCACCTGAGATCGACGAGGGGACACTGCCGCGCGCCGGCACGCCGCCGCCGGGCTCCATCGGACTCGACACCAAGGGCGCGAAGACGCCGCAGCAGTCGCTCAGCGATCGCGTCCTCGCGTTCGCGCGCCAGCGGATCGGCCAGGTGCACGGCGACGGCGAATGCTTCACGCTGGCCGACGATGCGTTGCGTCATGCCGGCGCGAAGAGCGCGGCGGACTTCGGCAAGGTGGGTCTCGACGTCGACTACGTGTGGGGGCCGGACGTGGCGCGTGCGGCGTTGCAACCGGGCGACATCATCCAGATGCGCGATTACCGCGCCGAGATCACCACGAACACGGACCACGCCGATGGGTCGGCAGAGTCCGACACGCATTCCGAGGATCGACCGCACCATACGGCCATCGTGGAGTCGGTGGGCGGCGGCGGCACGGTCACCGTGCTCGAGCAGAACTTCCCCGACGGCAGCGCCGTGACCCGCAACATCCTCCACCTCACCGACAGCACATCGTCGTCGGGGGCCACGACGACGCAGGTGACCGTGAAGGGGACGCTCCGGTTCTATCGGCCGCAGGCGCGGTGAGCGGCCAGGGGCCGGCGGCGTCTACACCACGCCAGGCGCGTGCTGGCGGGCGAGTGCGTACACGCGGTCGCGGAACGGGTCATCAAGTGCCTTGAGGTCGTCGAAGTTGATCACTTCCTCGAACGCATCCATCCCCGTCAATTCCGCGGTTTCGAGGATGACTTCGTCGCGCGGCAGCGTGGTCCCCACTACAAAACCGATGCGCGTGACCGGCAATGTCCCGGTCGCCGCGGTTGTGGTGGTGGTCAGCGGGAAGTGCACGGCCTCGAGCAATGACTCGAGCCCGGGCGAGTTGTCGATGACCACGCGCAGCAGCAGATGGCTGAGCACGAACTGCTGCAGGGCATCGCTGGCCCTCGTGCGAGTCGCGACCAGGTCCGGCAGGCGCGTCGGAGCATACCCGGCGTACGTGAGACTCCAGGTGAAGGGCCTCCGCACCATGATCGTGCGCGCGTCGTCGCCGGAGCCGATCGCGTGAGGGTACTCCACCGGCGTGATGTCGAGGCCGTTGCCCGCGAAACTCAGTGGCGGCGTCAGGTCGTCAGTGAGGTGAAACGGCCGTGACGGAGCGATGGCCGCGTACGAGGCCTGCAGTTCCTTGTACGCCTTCTCGGCGCGCGGGGCGCCTTCCTTGGTGTTCCCATGGATGAAGTCGCCGAGGACCGCCCTCGGGCGCAGCAGCGGTGCGAGCACCGCGAGGTACCCGAGCATCTGTGCGCGCGCGACGTCGGCGATGGCCCGCGTGAGTTTCCTGCGCACCAGAAGCGACTGGATGCTGTCGCGTCCATCCATGTGGGCCGCTCCTCGTGTGGATCCATGTTGCTGGATCGAGCCGCGTCAGGTTACCGGCGCCTGCGGGGGTTGTCAAAACCAAACTACTGCGCGCGAGCGGCGGACTGCGGCGCGACACC includes:
- a CDS encoding beta-ketoacyl synthase N-terminal-like domain-containing protein produces the protein MTASIGATHVLCAIGSGTEQVWASARAGIARIGNSHVMDRYFEPISMGLVPEDALGTLTPEIDGLPLPSRARRILRLAAPSFSAVAANLGGPVAVILGLPPLTPAESPWLMRVPEYLQQLTGIAVDRQRSVTLPSGRAAALLALERASQLLKAGAVETVVVGGVDTFLDLRLLSELDVEERILGPRVMDGFIPGEGAAFYVLSAGRSTGSHTGPRVVVNAAASTMDPGHRYGDAPARGEGLAVALGQARQRLEQPVPPVATTFAGFNGESFDAKLWGVARVRHSDFFSAEMVIEHPADKFGDAGAAMGAILVALAAESLRNGTRPGPSLVWAASDREPRACAIVSVVPS
- a CDS encoding DUF2169 family type VI secretion system accessory protein, producing MTVLQLQNTTPFKTAMAVLPDRAGIDTLYVVVKATLHIRPKLSLSDEQAPVVLADEYYGDPTSTSLRVPSELHIGKPGTDVLLIGSAWAPAGRPVRQTQVSVAVAGRQRTMLVTGDRVWRDGRPSDPRPFESMPLVWERAFGGSHRRGEVVLSEERNPVGCGFAGEQPAGDQKDPPPPPNLEGQPLPNIESPEAPLQQPGQKPAPICLAPIAASWLPRRAFAGTYDERWQRSRAPYLPDDFDPRFLQCAAPDFAFDRYLTVGEQVHVSGALPDGPIALTIPDPRLVVAVTVAGTTDEPAARLETLWIEPDQNRVCLTWRAAFPCDRRVLKVEKIVVSRAGSAEATS
- a CDS encoding TIGR02270 family protein; amino-acid sequence: MPLTSGSSHAFDDLVEESLDEAAFLWGRWEGELVSLTRSLDEVWSWTEDRLHGALDGVRAAGPGFIDVAIAAMSSGDPHRTAVGAALLGSSTDPAATQALLSALRAADHPVLAPIVRGLELLGTRPALRGAAGVLGERDTPSCKAALCRLKAFLRAAPGSELASAFEHGDASSKADAMRAAQYLPGHAAEEWIARGLVDPDPSVRYAAAETGTRRGNRAAWRVVTGQGAALDAHSGPYLRLLALLGNAESHEVVYAALRIAALRPQAVWSLGHIGTVRAAEACIAGMKHDAVARACGEAYCWITGAVLERDGLARQEAAPDVPAFEDDDLDANLVPPPDALWPLPDVDAVRQHWLARRPGMHATARHLRGIATSQSTRVAAVETGPMLRRPDLVLELQARTQGKYDVETRAFTARQRKMMAAARAALSADGGA
- a CDS encoding DUF6484 domain-containing protein; its protein translation is MADAVRLTPAGFATIVNLLSRIDEYGQRPTAVLDALPCTGVESTLHRINQIGDRMRSTETTVAVLPIDAAEVLSDAAPAQLVTIVAIAADGSPLVVVDADGPVIAARLAVRTTVERVQMAIDERQPAVVVFERGDRSRPLILGFLEPLDMNPLSSEAASAAPGKRAEAHSPSDAPESQAGEPAVMPCIEADVDGRRVRLTAQDEIVLQCGSASVTLRRNGRVVIRGAYVETHSEGTNRIKGGQVQIN
- a CDS encoding type VI secretion system contractile sheath domain-containing protein, which gives rise to MRFDFTLGRSDDDAAPRSRVPVRRVLVLGDVRGNGGQARDRVPDRKISRVDVDNLDDVLAREAPVVQLGPGAGGERLEIRRFDDFHPDAVVDALSVFRRLRDVRTRLQHPRTFAGAVADLQGEAIGPGATTSAASGSAPRVDPDTSTLGRLLGQVGGVSAAPAAPAASHQHAVGAVDSLIRQAVAPHIVAAPDPQLPQMLTAVDAAMSDLMRAVLHDPAFQQVEAAWRGVQWLVSMLDLGDTLELHLLHVTRDELAQAVAQGGDLWQRLVDRESRSEGGLELSALIGDFTFGPSADDLAVLEQLGAMAAAMGTPFIAGASPALLGATSLASQSQPRNWSPLGQEDETRWQAFRGRAAAAHVGLALPRFLLRLPYGQRTDPIAAFTFEEQPISPEHESFLWGNAALAYAVVVARALDPDGDPSSVAALEGLPAFVFKTDDGTGLQPPAEINMSDAAVVAIEARGIMPLISLKDRDAVRPVLPRSTANPSTDLLG
- a CDS encoding CHAP domain-containing protein, with the translated sequence MGNGLLPGPANGPGSPEIDEGTLPRAGTPPPGSIGLDTKGAKTPQQSLSDRVLAFARQRIGQVHGDGECFTLADDALRHAGAKSAADFGKVGLDVDYVWGPDVARAALQPGDIIQMRDYRAEITTNTDHADGSAESDTHSEDRPHHTAIVESVGGGGTVTVLEQNFPDGSAVTRNILHLTDSTSSSGATTTQVTVKGTLRFYRPQAR